A single window of Candidatus Methanomethylicota archaeon DNA harbors:
- a CDS encoding ATP-binding cassette domain-containing protein — MKRKVIEAENLTKIFNKNLVAVDHINFSVYEGEIFGFLGPNGAGKTTTINMLITLLKPTEGRASILNFDVIKQANEVRKVIGVVPQEYTADEDLTAYENIMLCANLYGIPNDIAKKRAMELLKLVELVDFKDKRVETFSGGMRRRLELACSLINRPKVLFLDEPTLGLDVQTRAAIWNYIKLLKEEHGMTIFMTTHYLEEADALCDRIAIIDHGRIIAIGTPDELKNSLGGDIITITINEDVEVYDILKNIENVKEIKKENNTYRIKVENGEVFAPLIIEALRNKGYIVTKLSLTKPTLNEVYLEYTGRAFRDTNDSEDFKLKRLHLWRVRRK, encoded by the coding sequence TTGAAAAGAAAAGTAATTGAAGCTGAAAATTTAACTAAAATTTTTAATAAGAATTTAGTAGCAGTTGATCACATAAATTTTAGTGTTTATGAAGGTGAGATATTTGGCTTTTTAGGTCCTAATGGTGCTGGAAAGACTACTACAATTAATATGCTTATAACATTATTAAAACCAACTGAAGGAAGAGCTTCTATTTTAAATTTTGATGTTATAAAACAGGCTAATGAAGTTAGAAAAGTAATTGGTGTTGTACCACAAGAATATACAGCAGATGAAGATTTAACTGCATATGAAAATATAATGCTTTGTGCAAATCTCTATGGAATTCCTAATGATATAGCTAAAAAACGTGCTATGGAGCTTTTAAAACTTGTAGAATTAGTGGATTTTAAAGATAAGAGAGTTGAAACTTTTTCTGGTGGAATGCGTCGTAGACTTGAGCTTGCATGTAGTTTAATTAATAGACCAAAAGTGCTATTTTTAGATGAACCAACTTTAGGATTAGATGTTCAAACACGTGCTGCTATTTGGAATTATATTAAATTATTGAAAGAAGAACATGGTATGACAATATTTATGACTACACATTATTTAGAAGAAGCTGACGCTTTATGTGATAGAATTGCAATAATTGATCATGGAAGAATTATTGCAATAGGTACACCAGATGAACTTAAAAATAGTCTTGGTGGTGATATAATTACTATTACTATAAATGAAGATGTAGAGGTTTATGATATTCTTAAAAATATAGAAAATGTTAAAGAAATTAAAAAAGAAAATAATACATATAGAATAAAAGTTGAAAATGGAGAAGTTTTTGCACCTTTAATTATTGAAGCTCTAAGAAATAAAGGATATATTGTAACAAAGCTTTCATTAACAAAGCCTACATTAAATGAAGTTTATTTAGAATATACTGGAAGAGCTTTTAGAGATACAAATGATTCTGAAGATTTTAAATT
- a CDS encoding PadR family transcriptional regulator, protein MFGRNCFPPLKHWLRHMATVPKGFLRYQVLELLNEKPMSGSEIMNEIEKRTNGCWKPSPGSIYPLLAWLQDNGYIIEVKKEEGVKRYTLTEKGKQLLEDQRKMLHHFSISRRFFIPPFISSFLVRLPWEETKEVREALKRLFKALFNLGLTLEEYFSEEILKEILNILNETSQKLEDLEKRLREGKT, encoded by the coding sequence ATGTTTGGTAGGAATTGCTTTCCACCTTTAAAACATTGGTTAAGACATATGGCTACTGTACCAAAGGGCTTTTTACGTTATCAAGTTTTAGAACTTTTAAATGAAAAACCAATGTCTGGTTCAGAAATTATGAATGAAATTGAAAAACGTACAAATGGTTGTTGGAAACCTAGTCCTGGCTCTATTTATCCTCTTTTAGCTTGGCTTCAAGATAATGGTTATATTATTGAAGTAAAAAAAGAAGAAGGAGTAAAACGATACACTCTTACTGAAAAAGGAAAACAACTTTTAGAAGATCAACGTAAAATGCTCCATCATTTTAGCATAAGTAGAAGATTTTTCATTCCTCCTTTTATAAGTTCCTTCTTAGTTCGCCTTCCATGGGAAGAAACAAAAGAAGTTAGAGAAGCATTAAAACGATTATTTAAAGCATTATTTAATTTAGGTCTTACATTAGAAGAGTATTTTTCTGAAGAAATTTTGAAAGAAATATTGAATATTTTAAATGAAACTTCTCAAAAACTTGAAGATTTAGAGAAAAGATTAAGGGAGGGAAAGACTTGA
- a CDS encoding O-acetyl-ADP-ribose deacetylase, with product MEFKICNSKIIIIKGDITEMNTDAIVNSANPSLMGGGGVDGAIHKKGGPKILEECKLIREREYPQGLPTGKAVITSGGNLKAKYVIHTVGPIWRGGMYNEEKLLSEAYYNSLKLAISKGIKSIAFPSISTGAYGYPIEKASIVALRTIKEFLEKEDFIEKVIIVLFNEKDYEVYKESAMKIFS from the coding sequence ATGGAATTTAAAATATGTAATTCTAAAATTATTATAATAAAAGGAGACATAACAGAAATGAATACAGATGCTATTGTAAATTCTGCAAATCCTTCTTTAATGGGTGGTGGGGGTGTTGATGGTGCAATTCATAAAAAAGGAGGACCAAAAATCCTTGAAGAATGTAAACTCATAAGAGAAAGAGAATATCCACAAGGACTTCCTACTGGAAAAGCAGTAATTACATCTGGTGGAAATTTAAAAGCAAAATACGTAATTCATACAGTAGGTCCAATTTGGAGAGGGGGAATGTATAATGAAGAAAAATTATTAAGTGAAGCTTATTATAATTCACTTAAACTTGCAATTTCTAAAGGAATAAAAAGTATAGCATTTCCATCAATTAGTACTGGAGCTTATGGATATCCAATAGAGAAAGCAAGTATAGTAGCATTAAGAACAATAAAAGAATTTTTAGAAAAAGAGGATTTCATTGAAAAAGTTATTATTGTTTTATTTAATGAAAAAGATTATGAAGTATATAAAGAATCTGCTATGAAAATATTTAGTTAA
- the tsaA gene encoding tRNA (N6-threonylcarbamoyladenosine(37)-N6)-methyltransferase TrmO: MFAKGVIEILEEYVDGIKGLEGFSHIIIIAYLHKVSDFERKTLLVKPKRFAKFGIPLESIPTVGVFCTDSPHRPNPIALTIAKLLKIEKNKLYVDEIDLFDGTPVLDIKPYTEFRIFKDIKYPKWYSDLLEQIKLKIGKAFEP, from the coding sequence ATTTTTGCAAAAGGAGTAATTGAAATATTAGAAGAATATGTAGATGGTATTAAAGGCTTGGAAGGTTTTTCACATATAATCATAATAGCATATCTTCATAAAGTAAGTGATTTTGAAAGAAAGACTTTATTAGTAAAACCTAAAAGATTTGCTAAATTTGGAATTCCATTAGAGTCTATACCTACTGTAGGAGTATTTTGTACTGATTCTCCTCATAGACCAAATCCTATAGCATTAACTATTGCAAAATTATTAAAAATAGAGAAAAATAAGCTCTATGTAGATGAAATTGATTTATTTGATGGAACACCAGTTCTTGATATCAAGCCTTATACAGAATTTAGAATTTTTAAAGATATTAAATATCCTAAGTGGTATTCTGATTTATTAGAACAAATAAAATTAAAGATAGGTAAGGCCTTTGAACCATAG
- a CDS encoding ZPR1 zinc finger domain-containing protein: MEEIKYNVLCTSCGHESLEVKEVYVEIPKFGKIVIISMLCTKCGYRVNDIIPLEYKGPSKIEYKVKCLNDLSAKVIRSKNSKIIIPELGLELTPGPRAEAFITNIEGVLDRFLWIAEYLYNTSSGIIKNRAKNIIEKIKQAMNAEFEFTVIMEDEFGNSAIIPPEDFNNR; encoded by the coding sequence ATGGAAGAAATAAAATATAATGTCTTATGTACTAGTTGTGGTCATGAAAGTTTAGAAGTTAAAGAAGTTTATGTAGAAATTCCAAAATTTGGTAAAATTGTTATAATTTCTATGCTTTGTACAAAATGTGGATATAGAGTAAATGATATAATACCATTAGAATATAAAGGACCTTCAAAAATAGAATATAAAGTCAAATGTTTAAATGATCTTTCAGCTAAAGTAATTAGATCTAAAAATTCAAAAATAATTATTCCAGAATTAGGATTAGAATTAACACCTGGTCCAAGAGCTGAAGCTTTTATAACAAATATAGAAGGAGTATTAGATAGATTTTTATGGATTGCTGAATATTTGTACAATACTTCTAGTGGAATTATAAAGAATAGAGCGAAAAATATTATTGAAAAAATAAAACAAGCAATGAATGCTGAATTTGAATTTACAGTAATAATGGAAGATGAATTTGGTAATAGTGCAATAATACCACCAGAAGATTTCAATAATCGATGA
- a CDS encoding sodium:solute symporter family protein has product MNFILIFTFMLIIYISLGFFIAYFSRKYGIKSSSDYFVSNRNLGWFLASMTYAATTYSAFMMVGLVGLTYMNGIGALGFELAYLLVTVILLTLIGPNVWKMAKERGWISPSEMLADLYNSKIIGYTVVIIYIIAMIPYVAAQMVGIGAIFESIGISYEVGILIISILILAWIIIAGMWSVATTDAYQGIWMLSAVLFLVFLLTMNILPSYNISLENINNALINSGIMKITDFWSINTFLAYTIPWIFFAVTNPQVVVRLYVHRDRISFNRSVLLFSIFGFLYTLAVVYIGLIVRGLTELNLFERILRQDMVTPIFLSKLNPVIASFIYISILGAAVTTANSIILAVASSFIRDFIERRNLKTNTIRFSNTIVALLTIVSAFLAYLRIGFVVDLSVLTSVMLIPLAPITIAAWLFPKISKEKFVRKSALISLIVSFSIAFIFAILLGPRRTFLTSYFGLPLSIIILTIATIIVIIGYIIEGIKKVYQIE; this is encoded by the coding sequence ATGAATTTCATTTTAATATTCACTTTTATGTTAATAATCTATATTAGTTTAGGATTTTTTATTGCATATTTCTCAAGAAAATATGGAATAAAATCAAGTAGTGATTATTTTGTATCTAATCGTAATTTAGGATGGTTTTTAGCCTCAATGACATATGCAGCAACAACTTATAGTGCATTTATGATGGTTGGTTTAGTTGGATTAACATATATGAATGGTATTGGTGCCCTTGGCTTTGAACTTGCTTATCTTTTAGTAACTGTGATATTATTAACTTTAATAGGACCAAATGTTTGGAAAATGGCTAAGGAAAGAGGATGGATTAGTCCTTCTGAAATGCTTGCTGATTTATATAATTCAAAAATTATAGGATATACTGTTGTAATAATCTATATTATTGCTATGATTCCTTATGTAGCAGCTCAAATGGTAGGCATTGGAGCAATATTTGAAAGTATTGGCATTAGTTATGAAGTAGGAATTCTAATAATTTCTATTTTAATATTAGCATGGATAATAATAGCTGGTATGTGGAGTGTGGCAACAACAGATGCATATCAAGGAATTTGGATGTTAAGTGCTGTTTTATTCTTAGTATTTCTATTAACTATGAATATATTACCATCTTATAATATAAGTCTTGAAAATATTAATAATGCTTTAATTAATAGTGGTATAATGAAGATAACAGATTTTTGGTCCATAAATACTTTTTTAGCTTATACAATACCTTGGATTTTCTTTGCTGTAACAAATCCTCAAGTTGTAGTTAGATTATATGTTCATAGAGATAGAATTTCATTTAATAGGTCTGTGTTATTATTTTCAATATTTGGATTTTTGTATACATTAGCTGTTGTTTATATAGGTTTAATAGTTAGAGGTCTTACAGAACTCAATCTATTTGAAAGAATTCTTCGTCAAGACATGGTTACACCAATATTTCTTTCTAAACTTAATCCAGTTATAGCTTCATTTATATATATATCAATTTTAGGTGCTGCAGTAACTACAGCAAATTCAATAATATTAGCAGTAGCTTCATCATTCATTAGAGATTTTATAGAAAGGCGAAATTTAAAAACTAATACTATAAGATTTTCTAATACTATAGTAGCTTTATTAACCATAGTTTCTGCATTTTTAGCTTATTTAAGAATAGGCTTTGTTGTAGATTTATCTGTATTAACTTCAGTAATGTTAATTCCACTTGCTCCAATTACCATAGCTGCTTGGTTATTTCCAAAAATTAGTAAGGAAAAATTTGTAAGAAAATCAGCTTTAATTTCTTTGATTGTAAGCTTTTCTATAGCTTTTATATTTGCAATTTTATTAGGACCAAGAAGGACTTTCTTAACTTCATATTTTGGCCTTCCTTTATCTATAATAATACTTACTATAGCTACAATAATAGTAATTATTGGTTATATAATAGAAGGAATTAAGAAAGTTTATCAAATAGAATAA
- the hisG gene encoding ATP phosphoribosyltransferase, with protein MKGLILAIPNKGRLRKPIMEILESINIKPLDDDRVYLSNTTMEGVQLLSIRAVDIPTYVYYGIADMGITGKDIIEESGFEFYELIDMKFGLCNLVLAVKEDSPYNNPLQLPQGIKVATEFPNITKKFFNNLGIKVEIIVLRGAVEIAPLLGLSDCIVDLSTTGETLKKNGLKSIAIIMKSSARLICNKVSYKTKYNEVKKIEELLVKACENIRVL; from the coding sequence ATGAAAGGACTAATATTAGCAATACCAAATAAAGGAAGACTTAGAAAACCAATTATGGAAATTCTTGAATCTATTAATATAAAACCATTAGATGATGATAGAGTTTATTTAAGTAATACTACAATGGAAGGAGTACAATTATTATCAATTAGAGCTGTAGATATTCCCACATATGTATATTATGGAATAGCTGATATGGGGATTACTGGAAAGGACATAATAGAAGAAAGTGGATTTGAATTTTATGAATTAATTGATATGAAGTTTGGTTTATGTAATTTAGTATTAGCTGTTAAAGAAGACAGTCCTTATAATAATCCTTTACAACTTCCACAAGGAATTAAAGTAGCTACAGAATTTCCTAATATAACAAAAAAATTCTTCAATAATCTTGGAATAAAAGTTGAAATCATAGTCTTAAGAGGAGCTGTGGAGATTGCTCCTTTATTAGGCTTATCTGATTGTATAGTAGATTTATCTACTACTGGAGAAACATTAAAGAAAAATGGATTAAAAAGTATAGCTATAATAATGAAGTCTTCTGCAAGATTAATATGTAATAAAGTTTCATATAAAACAAAATATAATGAAGTTAAAAAAATTGAAGAATTATTGGTGAAAGCATGTGAAAATATTAGAGTATTATAA
- the hisD gene encoding histidinol dehydrogenase, translated as MKILEYYNYKPELLKEIPEEIFEKVKKIITDVKKRGDKALLEYTEKFDGIKLSKDEIKVSLEEMKEAFESLSEDVKNSILNSINRIKKYQESLFPKPFKINTAEGVSISVRYTSIPSVGIYVPGGASPYISTVLMATIPAKVAKVKRCVITTPPKFSKEISAIAYMLQINEVYRIGGAQAIAALAYGTESIKKVEKIVGPGNVYVTAAKILVSKDVAIDMPAGPSELVIYAEDSEDYEWLAMDMMAQAEHDIRAKVILITPNIELANKIKEYLEDYEKELPSLSNALIILVKNREEAANLINEIAPEHLEIICKDDEFLNMIENAGAIFIGKYSPTAIGDYTAGSNHILPTMGWAKKSSPLSVLDFLKITEIIECTKEGLKSIGKDAIILAKIEKMKYHEKSISIRMMNNED; from the coding sequence GTGAAAATATTAGAGTATTATAATTATAAACCAGAATTATTAAAAGAAATTCCTGAAGAAATTTTTGAAAAAGTAAAAAAAATTATAACTGATGTAAAAAAAAGAGGAGATAAAGCTCTTTTAGAATATACTGAAAAATTTGATGGTATAAAACTTTCAAAAGATGAAATTAAAGTAAGTTTAGAAGAAATGAAAGAAGCATTTGAATCTCTATCAGAAGATGTTAAAAATAGTATATTAAATTCAATAAATAGAATTAAAAAATATCAAGAAAGTTTGTTTCCAAAACCATTTAAAATTAATACTGCTGAAGGTGTATCAATAAGTGTAAGATATACTTCAATTCCATCTGTTGGAATTTATGTCCCAGGAGGGGCTTCTCCATACATTTCTACTGTATTAATGGCAACAATTCCTGCAAAAGTAGCAAAAGTTAAAAGATGTGTAATAACAACACCTCCAAAATTTTCAAAAGAAATTTCAGCTATAGCTTATATGCTTCAAATTAATGAAGTTTATAGAATTGGAGGGGCCCAAGCCATAGCTGCATTAGCTTATGGAACTGAGAGTATTAAAAAAGTTGAAAAAATTGTTGGACCTGGAAATGTGTATGTAACAGCAGCTAAGATTCTAGTTAGTAAAGATGTAGCAATAGATATGCCAGCTGGTCCAAGTGAATTAGTAATATATGCTGAGGATTCTGAAGATTATGAATGGTTAGCAATGGACATGATGGCTCAAGCTGAACATGATATAAGAGCTAAAGTTATATTAATTACACCAAATATAGAATTAGCAAATAAAATTAAAGAATATTTAGAAGATTATGAAAAAGAATTACCAAGTTTATCTAATGCTCTTATAATATTGGTAAAAAATAGAGAAGAAGCTGCAAATTTAATAAATGAAATTGCTCCTGAACATTTAGAAATTATTTGTAAAGATGATGAATTTTTAAATATGATAGAAAATGCTGGAGCAATATTCATAGGTAAATATTCTCCTACAGCAATAGGTGATTATACTGCAGGTAGTAATCATATACTTCCAACTATGGGTTGGGCAAAAAAATCATCTCCATTATCAGTTTTAGATTTCTTAAAAATTACAGAAATTATAGAATGTACAAAAGAAGGATTAAAATCAATAGGAAAAGATGCCATAATACTTGCAAAAATAGAAAAAATGAAATATCATGAAAAATCAATTTCTATAAGGATGATGAATAATGAAGATTGA
- the hisC gene encoding histidinol-phosphate transaminase: MKIDDNIKKLLEKRSFYEDIPKSIIRMGLNENFLVNEYFLRTILNEAVQNIDIRTYPDAKGIKAAKIIAEDLGIWENEVIVGNGSDEIIDLIAKVFIRRGNAIVIDPTFEMYRFYVEIFGGNIKSILTDENFNLKADFVLSKVNDEKVIFICSPNNPTGNQFDKNEVLRIIKEFNGIVVLDEAYADFAPYSLILDAVKYDNLIVLRSFSKAYGLAGLRIGYAVGNSEIIGYLKAAQSPYSVNSIAQEMCRLVLNNKQVFKSFIKAVIEERNYLMAELNMIPNIKAYPSDANFILVRSLTLPSSYICEEMKKYGILVRDRGNLPLLENCFRVTVGRRNDNMKFIDCLKRILEVNS; encoded by the coding sequence ATGAAGATTGATGATAATATTAAAAAGTTATTAGAAAAAAGAAGTTTTTATGAAGATATTCCTAAATCAATAATAAGAATGGGATTAAATGAAAATTTCTTAGTAAATGAATATTTTCTTCGTACAATATTAAATGAAGCTGTTCAAAATATTGATATTAGAACTTATCCAGATGCAAAAGGAATAAAAGCTGCAAAAATAATAGCAGAAGACTTAGGTATTTGGGAAAATGAAGTAATTGTAGGAAATGGGTCAGATGAAATTATTGATTTAATTGCTAAAGTATTTATTAGAAGAGGGAATGCCATAGTGATTGATCCAACTTTTGAGATGTATAGATTTTATGTAGAAATTTTTGGAGGAAATATTAAAAGTATTTTAACTGATGAAAATTTTAATTTAAAAGCAGATTTTGTACTCTCTAAAGTAAATGATGAAAAAGTAATATTCATATGCTCTCCAAACAATCCTACTGGAAATCAATTTGATAAAAATGAAGTATTGAGAATTATAAAAGAATTTAATGGCATTGTTGTATTGGATGAGGCTTATGCAGATTTTGCTCCATATAGCTTAATATTAGATGCTGTAAAATATGATAATTTAATTGTATTAAGATCTTTTTCAAAAGCTTATGGTTTAGCTGGATTAAGAATTGGATATGCTGTAGGTAATAGTGAAATTATAGGATATCTTAAAGCAGCACAATCTCCATATTCAGTGAATTCAATTGCACAAGAAATGTGTAGATTGGTATTAAATAATAAACAAGTTTTTAAATCTTTTATAAAAGCTGTAATAGAAGAAAGAAATTACCTTATGGCTGAGCTTAACATGATTCCTAATATAAAAGCATATCCATCAGATGCTAATTTTATATTAGTAAGGTCTCTGACCTTACCATCTTCATATATATGTGAAGAAATGAAAAAATATGGTATATTAGTGAGAGATAGAGGCAATTTACCTTTATTGGAAAATTGTTTTAGAGTTACTGTAGGAAGGAGAAATGATAATATGAAATTTATAGATTGTTTAAAAAGAATATTGGAGGTAAACTCATGA
- a CDS encoding imidazoleglycerol-phosphate dehydratase, whose product MKREGEYTRETEEVKIKIHVILDGEGKFEGNIGTIFMNHMLKTFAKHSKMNIKIDAYGDLKHHIIEDVAIAMGRAINNALKEKEGIARFGYAYVPMDDALARAVVDLGGRAYCKLELNIKGDSIEDTKVEDIVHFIESFSQALQANIHLSILYGVNDHHKIEAAIKALAISIREAIRIISKDIPSVKGVIG is encoded by the coding sequence ATGAAAAGAGAGGGAGAGTATACTAGAGAGACTGAAGAAGTGAAAATAAAAATTCATGTAATATTAGATGGTGAAGGAAAATTTGAAGGTAATATTGGAACAATTTTTATGAATCATATGTTAAAAACATTTGCCAAACATAGTAAAATGAATATTAAAATTGATGCATATGGAGATTTAAAACATCATATAATAGAAGATGTTGCCATAGCTATGGGAAGGGCTATAAATAATGCACTTAAAGAGAAAGAAGGTATTGCTAGATTTGGATATGCTTATGTTCCAATGGATGATGCTTTAGCCAGAGCTGTAGTAGATTTAGGAGGAAGAGCTTATTGTAAATTAGAATTAAATATTAAAGGAGATTCTATAGAAGATACTAAGGTAGAAGATATTGTACATTTTATTGAAAGTTTTTCTCAAGCCCTTCAAGCTAATATTCATTTATCAATACTTTATGGAGTAAACGACCATCATAAAATAGAAGCTGCAATAAAGGCTTTAGCTATTTCTATTAGAGAAGCTATAAGAATAATAAGTAAGGATATTCCAAGTGTAAAAGGTGTAATTGGATGA
- the hisH gene encoding imidazole glycerol phosphate synthase subunit HisH, producing the protein MKVAILDLGLGNLLSIKRGLERAGSEVILATKNEDINLVDAIVIPGVGAFRNGISTLKKNFNNIFEKPILGICLGMQLLLDRSYEHGIFEGMGLVKGEVIKLPNIVKIPHMGWNDIIIVKDSQLLEGLKSGDYFYFVHSYYCKIMEDVTLALTEYGIKFPSIIEKKNIVGVQFHPEKSGKNGLIFLKNFLKWCRK; encoded by the coding sequence ATGAAAGTAGCTATATTAGACTTAGGGCTTGGAAATTTATTAAGTATAAAAAGAGGATTAGAGAGAGCTGGTAGTGAAGTTATTTTAGCAACAAAAAATGAAGATATTAATTTAGTAGATGCTATAGTTATACCAGGAGTTGGAGCTTTTAGAAATGGAATTTCAACTCTTAAAAAAAATTTCAATAATATTTTTGAAAAACCAATTTTAGGAATTTGTTTAGGAATGCAATTATTATTGGATAGAAGTTATGAACATGGAATATTTGAAGGAATGGGTCTTGTAAAAGGTGAAGTAATTAAACTTCCAAATATTGTTAAAATTCCACATATGGGATGGAATGATATAATTATAGTAAAGGATAGTCAATTATTAGAAGGATTGAAATCAGGAGATTATTTTTACTTTGTTCATTCTTATTATTGTAAAATAATGGAAGATGTTACTTTAGCATTAACTGAATATGGTATTAAATTTCCATCAATAATTGAAAAGAAAAATATTGTAGGTGTTCAATTTCATCCAGAAAAAAGTGGAAAAAATGGCTTGATATTTCTTAAAAATTTCTTAAAATGGTGTAGAAAATGA
- the hisA gene encoding 1-(5-phosphoribosyl)-5-[(5-phosphoribosylamino)methylideneamino]imidazole-4-carboxamide isomerase: MIIIPAVDISKGKCVRLVRGKIEESIIYYEDPLFAAKKWEEEGAELLHIIDLDAALGIGNNYDVIKRIIKEIKIPIQVGGGIRNLEIAKNYLDIGAERVILGTAALELNIIRNALINFGSDRIMAAVDHVMGRVAIKGWKELLELNAELLCKNLIELGVKKILMTSIDRDGTLKGPNLAYSLRIASSLPAEFYLAGGFSRIEEIISLKRTNIAGVIIGRALYEGLIDFKKAKEVLKIVN; encoded by the coding sequence ATGATTATAATACCAGCTGTAGATATTTCAAAAGGAAAATGTGTAAGACTTGTAAGAGGAAAAATTGAAGAAAGTATTATTTATTATGAAGATCCTCTTTTTGCTGCAAAAAAATGGGAAGAAGAAGGTGCTGAATTATTACATATTATAGACTTAGATGCTGCACTTGGAATAGGAAATAATTATGATGTTATTAAAAGAATAATAAAAGAAATTAAAATACCAATTCAAGTTGGAGGAGGAATTAGGAATTTAGAAATTGCTAAAAATTATTTAGATATTGGAGCAGAAAGAGTAATTCTTGGAACTGCAGCACTTGAATTAAATATTATAAGAAATGCCTTAATAAATTTTGGATCAGATAGAATAATGGCTGCTGTAGATCATGTAATGGGAAGGGTTGCAATTAAAGGTTGGAAAGAATTATTAGAATTAAATGCTGAATTACTTTGTAAAAATTTAATTGAACTTGGTGTTAAGAAAATATTAATGACATCAATAGATAGAGATGGTACTCTTAAAGGACCTAATTTAGCTTATTCACTTAGAATAGCATCTTCTTTACCAGCTGAATTTTATTTAGCTGGAGGATTTTCAAGAATAGAAGAAATAATATCGCTTAAAAGAACAAATATTGCTGGAGTAATAATAGGAAGAGCACTTTATGAAGGATTAATAGATTTTAAGAAAGCAAAGGAGGTTTTAAAAATTGTTAACTAA
- the hisF gene encoding imidazole glycerol phosphate synthase subunit HisF has protein sequence MLTKRIIPCLDVDKGRVVKGIRFVNLKDVGDPVEQALIYEEQGADEIVFLDITASYEEREILIDVVRRVANELSIPFTVGGGIRSYNDVRKVLMAGADKVSLNTAAVLNPKILKECAESFGSQCIVCAIDAKRTINGWEVYIYGGRKPTGLDAIEWAKKVEEMGAGEILLTSMDFDGSKMGYDLELTRRVSETVNIPVIASGGAGSPEHIYLALVEGKADAALAASIFHYGEYSVKDVKNYLRERGVPVRL, from the coding sequence TTGTTAACTAAAAGAATCATACCTTGTCTTGATGTAGATAAAGGAAGAGTTGTAAAAGGAATTAGATTTGTAAATTTAAAAGATGTTGGAGATCCAGTAGAACAAGCACTTATATATGAAGAACAAGGTGCTGATGAAATTGTATTTTTAGATATAACCGCTTCTTATGAAGAAAGAGAAATACTCATAGATGTTGTAAGAAGAGTGGCAAATGAACTCTCTATTCCATTTACAGTAGGAGGGGGAATTAGAAGTTATAATGATGTTAGAAAAGTCTTAATGGCTGGAGCTGATAAAGTTTCTCTTAATACTGCAGCTGTACTTAATCCTAAAATATTAAAAGAATGTGCTGAATCTTTTGGTAGTCAATGTATTGTATGTGCAATAGATGCAAAACGTACTATAAATGGATGGGAGGTATATATTTATGGTGGAAGAAAACCAACAGGTCTTGATGCTATAGAATGGGCAAAAAAAGTAGAAGAAATGGGAGCAGGAGAAATTCTTCTTACAAGTATGGATTTTGATGGTTCTAAAATGGGCTATGATTTAGAATTAACAAGAAGAGTTTCTGAGACTGTTAATATTCCAGTTATAGCATCAGGAGGTGCTGGATCTCCTGAACATATATATTTAGCATTAGTAGAAGGAAAAGCTGATGCTGCATTAGCAGCTTCTATTTTTCATTATGGTGAATATAGTGTAAAAGATGTTAAAAATTATTTAAGAGAAAGAGGAGTTCCTGTGAGGTTATAA